One stretch of Arachis hypogaea cultivar Tifrunner chromosome 20, arahy.Tifrunner.gnm2.J5K5, whole genome shotgun sequence DNA includes these proteins:
- the LOC140182974 gene encoding uncharacterized mitochondrial protein AtMg00860-like, which yields MASHALHLQHVFQILMENQLMFNEKKCTFAVSSVEYLGHVVLAQGVSVDPNTAMPEWPVPTDQRALRGFLGLTGYYRHFVQGYGVIAKPLTELTKRNTFEWNDKAQEAFERLKRLMADLPTLAVPDFNQDFVLETDALSEGLGAVLSQQGRPIAFLSQALSPRAQQKYAYEKELMAIVFMVQNL from the coding sequence ATGGCGAGCCATGCCCTTCACCTCCAACATGTTTTCCAAATTTTAATGGAGAACCAGCTGATGTTCAATGAGAAGAAATGTACATTTGCTGTGAGCTCGGTGGAATACTTGGGTCATGTTGTCTTGGCTCAAGGGGTCTCGGTGGATCCTAACACAGCGATGCCAGAGTGGCCGGTGCCTACAGACCAACGGGCTTTACGGGGATTCTTGGGCCTTACCGGCTATTATAGGCATTTTGTGCAAGGCTATGGGGTGATCGCCAAGCCGTTGACGGAGTTGACAAAGCGAAATACATTTGAATGGAATGACAAGGCCCAAGAGGCTTTTGAGAGATTGAAGAGGCTGATGGCAGACCTACCGACTCTAGCAGTTCCGGATTTCAATCAAGACTTTGTGTTGGAAACTGATGCATTGAGTGAGGGGTTGGGTGCGGTTCTATCCCAGCAAGGCAGACCAATAGCATTCCTAAGCCAAGCACTGTCCCCAAGGGCCCAGCAAAAATATGCATATGAGAAGGAGTTGATGGCCATCGTCTTcatggtgcagaatttataa